A genome region from Flammeovirga agarivorans includes the following:
- a CDS encoding C45 family autoproteolytic acyltransferase/hydolase, with protein MEIKGLHLIQEYSLGKLYEANGFLIPVITGSNIEMGEQYGALMVKEMQKTYDTLVQPLINTDVLNDLSIKLWVNRAYYGGSLRTRQFYDGVVLGSGWTLSKVVILDQIMEFGIYTAQLKSFAGCTSIASFGKHSKDGNMYIGRNLDWSPEFNQFPTVFTVRKPTDGSFKIGTTGWPGMYCTFTAVNDHGVYLDIHDGTSMGGSIVTLERPSILNTVIDLLSETNSLPALSSRFNGLQTSISIIFTLADKANAISTECSSLAGNRIRNAKKDSLVVANTFINDDWGLRKRETESNSLKRFSNMKERLQEQKGHVDASIIKDLMDLKLFNKDNSFKENGGSTKPMLQDTDITNYQTVFDIDGQKVWLKIPVPGYYADWTELDLKELFA; from the coding sequence ATGGAAATCAAAGGTCTACACTTAATTCAAGAATATAGTTTAGGTAAATTATATGAAGCAAATGGTTTTTTAATTCCCGTCATCACTGGCTCTAACATCGAAATGGGTGAGCAGTATGGAGCTTTAATGGTCAAGGAAATGCAGAAAACATACGACACTTTGGTTCAACCTCTAATTAACACTGATGTGCTTAATGATTTAAGTATCAAGTTATGGGTCAATAGAGCCTATTATGGAGGTTCGTTAAGAACAAGGCAATTTTATGATGGAGTGGTATTAGGTAGTGGCTGGACTTTAAGTAAGGTGGTCATTCTAGACCAAATTATGGAATTTGGAATCTACACCGCTCAATTAAAATCTTTTGCTGGATGTACCTCGATAGCTTCTTTTGGTAAACACTCCAAAGATGGGAATATGTATATCGGTCGTAACCTTGATTGGAGTCCAGAATTTAATCAATTCCCAACAGTATTTACAGTAAGAAAACCTACTGATGGATCATTTAAAATTGGAACAACTGGATGGCCTGGTATGTATTGCACCTTTACTGCTGTCAATGACCATGGAGTTTATCTAGATATTCATGATGGTACGAGTATGGGAGGCTCCATTGTTACTTTGGAAAGGCCTTCAATATTAAATACTGTGATTGACTTACTTAGTGAAACAAATTCGCTACCCGCTTTATCGTCAAGGTTCAACGGTTTACAAACTAGTATATCGATCATATTTACATTGGCTGATAAAGCTAATGCTATTTCTACTGAGTGTTCTTCTTTAGCAGGAAATCGCATTCGTAATGCAAAAAAAGACTCACTTGTTGTTGCCAATACCTTTATTAATGATGATTGGGGATTAAGAAAAAGAGAAACTGAAAGTAATTCTTTAAAGAGATTTTCAAATATGAAAGAACGTCTCCAAGAACAGAAAGGACACGTTGATGCCTCTATCATAAAAGACCTAATGGATCTAAAATTATTCAATAAAGACAATTCTTTTAAGGAAAACGGAGGTTCTACTAAGCCCATGCTCCAAGACACTGATATCACCAACTATCAAACAGTATTTGATATTGATGGACAAAAAGTCTGGTTAAAAATTCCAGTACCTGGATATTATGCTGATTGGACGGAGTTAGATCTTAAAGAACTCTTTGCCTAA
- a CDS encoding C45 family autoproteolytic acyltransferase/hydolase: MENPELNFVKEYNAGKLFETNGVFIPVLSGSTIEMGEQYGALMTEEMQNTYNLLVQPEIEAKTIDNTTIDQWIDRAYTTGSLRTKQFYEGIALGSSWPLRKVILLDQIYEYRLYKSKLESFAGCTSIVSFGKESIDGKMYVGRNLNWNPILNTLPLVLTIRKPIDGSYKLGSIGWSGIYNSLTALNDKGVYMDIHDGSSMGGAIVATERPPILNTVVDILSEVNSSDEVKTKFNGLLSSISIILTVADINTALSIECSSLAGNSVKHTADDSLVVANTFTNDDWGIGRRETVSHSLQRFTNIAYHLKENRGKIDVGLMKELMDLKLFNEDHALMKNRDCTKPQLIDSDITNYQIVCDISNLLLWVKMPVPEFYTKWTPISLKELFA; encoded by the coding sequence ATGGAAAATCCTGAATTAAACTTCGTAAAAGAATACAATGCTGGTAAATTATTTGAGACCAATGGTGTCTTCATTCCAGTACTTTCTGGTTCAACTATAGAAATGGGAGAACAATATGGTGCATTAATGACAGAAGAGATGCAAAATACCTACAACTTGTTGGTTCAACCAGAAATAGAAGCTAAAACAATAGATAATACCACTATTGATCAATGGATAGATAGAGCATATACAACTGGTTCGTTAAGAACAAAACAATTTTATGAAGGTATAGCATTAGGTTCAAGTTGGCCCTTACGAAAAGTAATTCTTCTTGATCAGATCTATGAATATAGACTTTACAAATCAAAACTAGAATCATTTGCAGGTTGTACTTCTATTGTCTCTTTTGGTAAAGAATCTATTGATGGAAAAATGTACGTTGGCCGTAATCTTAATTGGAACCCTATTTTGAATACATTACCATTAGTTTTGACCATCAGAAAACCAATCGATGGTTCTTATAAATTGGGTTCGATAGGTTGGTCTGGTATATATAATAGTCTCACTGCCTTAAATGATAAAGGAGTTTATATGGATATTCATGATGGGTCCAGTATGGGTGGTGCTATTGTAGCTACAGAAAGACCTCCTATTTTAAATACTGTCGTAGATATACTTAGTGAGGTAAATTCTTCTGATGAAGTGAAAACTAAATTTAATGGGCTGTTATCTAGTATTTCCATTATTCTAACAGTTGCTGATATTAATACTGCTTTATCAATTGAATGTTCTTCATTAGCAGGAAATAGCGTAAAACACACTGCAGATGATTCCCTTGTAGTTGCCAATACATTTACTAATGATGATTGGGGAATTGGGCGAAGAGAAACGGTAAGTCATTCCCTACAGCGATTTACAAACATAGCATATCATCTGAAAGAAAATAGAGGCAAAATAGACGTTGGCCTTATGAAGGAATTAATGGATTTAAAGCTTTTCAATGAAGACCATGCTCTTATGAAAAATAGAGATTGTACAAAACCTCAACTTATTGATAGTGATATCACTAATTATCAAATAGTATGCGACATCAGTAACCTTTTACTATGGGTGAAAATGCCTGTACCAGAATTCTATACAAAATGGACTCCTATTTCTTTGAAAGAACTCTTTGCATAA
- a CDS encoding trimeric intracellular cation channel family protein yields the protein MPTIDFSFIIAMLGTVAFSVTAVLSVLPKKIDIFGAIVLGIITAIGGGTMRDIILGVPVFWGSELSYLWVAIFSSLIAFYGNSIMSKKYIYKLMLYLDGAGISLFVIQGAEKAIQYDFAWPIGPILLGVLTAIGGGITRDIIAGNTTLLMKKELYAVPVTIGAILYVCLVSFFPQYNVIIGISSIIITFLIRSIAIKKRLSVPKWMLTNG from the coding sequence ATGCCGACAATAGATTTCTCTTTTATCATTGCGATGTTAGGTACTGTGGCTTTTTCAGTAACAGCTGTACTTTCTGTCTTACCCAAGAAAATAGATATTTTTGGAGCTATTGTTTTAGGTATAATCACCGCGATTGGTGGTGGTACTATGAGAGATATTATACTTGGTGTTCCTGTATTTTGGGGAAGCGAACTCAGCTATTTATGGGTGGCAATTTTCTCAAGCCTCATTGCATTTTATGGTAACAGTATCATGTCGAAGAAATACATCTACAAGTTAATGCTCTATTTGGATGGGGCAGGTATTTCATTATTTGTTATACAAGGTGCAGAAAAGGCGATACAATACGATTTCGCTTGGCCAATAGGTCCTATCCTATTAGGAGTTTTAACCGCTATTGGCGGTGGAATTACAAGAGATATTATTGCCGGAAATACTACTTTATTAATGAAAAAAGAACTGTATGCAGTACCAGTAACAATTGGTGCAATTCTATACGTATGCTTAGTGAGCTTCTTTCCTCAATACAACGTAATTATTGGTATCTCTTCCATAATTATCACCTTTTTAATCAGATCAATTGCTATTAAAAAGAGACTTAGTGTACCAAAATGGATGCTTACAAACGGATAA
- a CDS encoding BamA/TamA family outer membrane protein: MKLKLINFLILSLLSGVSINVCALTLESDTVKVSLTKKEQKKKDKDAPPVKGKLYSAPLPIVASNPTFGVLYGFAGSFNMFMGDPSTTRMSTSLGTLTYSTKNQLMFTFKSNVYLPDDKIVLLGDWRMFDTSQPTFGLGTGPADQKSLAGSYGEGFAPGYDPQLMEFKYFRFHETALFKIKTNFYAGVGYHMDYHFDINDEYYNEHGYSSHKAYSDYYGFNDEEYILSGLSLNFMYDSRDNAANPYTGRYALLTYRMNPEWMGSSKNSSTLWLEYRDYFALGQKKTGLQPNHMLAFWGYGNFVTSGITPYMNLPALGWDQFGRSGRAYTQGRFRGENIVYTELEYRAHLLGTRKNPNFLGAVAFANATTASSEHADIDLFQNYNFGYGVGLRVMLNKKSRTNLTLDYAWGDYDAKGLFLSLNETF, translated from the coding sequence ATGAAACTAAAATTAATCAACTTCCTAATTTTATCATTACTATCTGGTGTCAGCATAAATGTTTGTGCTTTAACACTTGAATCAGACACAGTAAAAGTAAGCCTAACAAAAAAAGAACAAAAGAAAAAAGACAAAGATGCTCCACCTGTAAAAGGTAAGCTATATTCTGCCCCACTGCCTATTGTTGCATCAAACCCAACTTTTGGTGTTTTGTATGGTTTTGCAGGTTCATTCAATATGTTTATGGGTGATCCATCTACAACGAGAATGTCAACGTCATTGGGTACATTAACTTATTCCACCAAAAATCAGTTGATGTTTACCTTTAAAAGCAATGTTTATTTGCCTGATGATAAAATCGTTTTACTTGGTGATTGGAGAATGTTCGATACCTCTCAACCCACTTTTGGTTTAGGTACAGGCCCTGCCGATCAAAAATCCTTAGCGGGAAGCTATGGAGAAGGATTTGCTCCAGGTTATGATCCTCAGCTAATGGAATTTAAATATTTCCGTTTTCATGAAACTGCATTATTCAAAATAAAAACCAATTTTTATGCAGGTGTAGGCTATCACATGGATTATCATTTTGATATTAATGACGAGTATTACAATGAGCATGGATACTCAAGTCATAAAGCATATTCCGATTATTATGGGTTTAATGATGAAGAATATATTCTATCTGGACTATCATTAAACTTTATGTATGATAGTAGAGACAATGCAGCTAATCCATATACTGGTAGATATGCACTTTTAACCTATAGAATGAACCCAGAATGGATGGGCAGTTCGAAAAACTCCTCAACCTTATGGTTAGAATACAGAGATTATTTTGCACTAGGACAAAAGAAGACAGGTTTACAGCCCAATCATATGCTAGCATTTTGGGGATATGGCAATTTTGTTACTTCTGGTATCACACCTTATATGAATTTACCTGCATTGGGTTGGGATCAATTTGGTAGATCAGGAAGAGCTTATACACAAGGTCGTTTTAGAGGAGAAAACATTGTTTATACAGAACTTGAATATAGAGCTCATCTATTAGGAACAAGAAAGAACCCTAATTTCTTAGGGGCAGTGGCTTTTGCAAATGCGACAACAGCTAGTAGTGAGCATGCTGATATTGATCTTTTCCAAAACTATAACTTCGGTTATGGTGTAGGTCTAAGAGTGATGTTAAATAAGAAATCAAGAACCAACTTAACATTGGACTATGCATGGGGAGATTACGATGCAAAAGGGCTGTTTTTAAGTCTTAATGAAACCTTCTAA
- a CDS encoding helix-turn-helix domain-containing protein, with protein sequence MDYQYIIEGNELSPTGSYEKVAKDLRGQWDGENLKVENSWCDIDAHSFNFLDDMYVSISTLHFKKPVLFRSNRTQEDQPYFALKIGFTGTFHGDEDSHDFNNLGVFFYNSNQQFEVEYPLNTKCQWVSIIFSLSLYEKFMAANISEITKLIYDKNPWFKYFSLDIEIENLVRAIVFNLDKKRRIPIYFFTKPLEIIGLIREKMEKEANGFKRNIHEDDLKIMMQLKEQYLSDFTKQPNLSELSFKYGMSISKLNRVFKSIFDKPILQFYNQQKIEEAYRQINRTNKSITEISMDLNFTNVGYMSKMFKQYYGFAPSVLKEKKI encoded by the coding sequence ATGGATTATCAATACATCATTGAAGGAAATGAGCTCTCTCCTACAGGATCTTATGAAAAAGTAGCCAAAGACCTTAGAGGTCAATGGGATGGAGAAAACCTAAAAGTTGAAAATAGTTGGTGTGATATAGATGCACACTCTTTTAATTTTCTAGATGATATGTATGTTTCTATTTCTACTTTGCATTTTAAAAAGCCTGTCTTATTTAGAAGTAATAGAACACAGGAAGATCAACCCTATTTTGCTCTAAAAATTGGTTTTACAGGAACTTTCCATGGTGATGAGGACTCTCATGATTTTAACAACTTAGGGGTATTTTTCTACAATTCTAATCAACAATTTGAGGTGGAATACCCTTTAAATACAAAATGCCAATGGGTGTCTATTATATTCTCCCTGAGTTTATATGAAAAATTTATGGCAGCAAATATTAGTGAGATTACAAAACTTATCTATGATAAGAACCCATGGTTTAAATACTTTTCTTTAGACATAGAAATAGAAAACCTCGTTAGAGCAATTGTCTTCAACCTTGATAAAAAAAGACGTATTCCCATCTATTTTTTCACTAAACCTTTAGAGATTATAGGCCTTATCCGAGAGAAAATGGAAAAAGAAGCCAATGGCTTTAAACGTAACATACATGAAGATGATTTAAAAATCATGATGCAATTAAAAGAACAGTACCTTTCAGACTTTACCAAACAACCCAATTTATCGGAACTTAGCTTTAAGTATGGAATGAGTATCTCCAAACTGAATAGAGTCTTTAAATCAATATTTGACAAGCCAATACTACAGTTTTATAACCAGCAGAAAATTGAAGAAGCCTATCGACAGATCAATAGAACCAACAAGAGTATTACAGAAATTTCTATGGATCTTAACTTTACAAATGTCGGTTATATGAGCAAAATGTTTAAACAGTACTATGGCTTTGCTCCTTCTGTATTAAAGGAAAAGAAAATTTAA
- a CDS encoding carbohydrate porin: MNKRNKSPHLSAFIRINQKYHPILFLLMLFYSVQTYGQKESKIISPASVENQLESDAEDKGKTSLWNALDSVDDAKNKFYDKSGFIVNMDYNSQIMGATSAVNNNIGASGVFRVYGKWNMIRNKKGTSEGGLVFKFENRHRYTENALREYGPIDIGFAGFMQSVYNDQRWRMTNLYWRQSFNNNKVVFYAGFVDVTDWADVHAAASPWTSFNNILFATGSGTMGGMFPDGSMGAMLNVWLNDNVYLVGSMIDINGQATQFWKSFDTFFNKFETLKTFEIGYTPGMKSAFLKNVHATIWQVDASEIIGTKSGYGIIGSASWLIGNKFMPFVRGGWAKDGGSFYEASVSAGFTYNIMGPNTLGVGLNWNRPSESTFGQKLRDQYVSEIFYKFKLTHHTEITPSVQLVANPALNMNTDFTSVFGLRFRAFL; this comes from the coding sequence ATGAACAAGAGAAATAAAAGCCCTCACCTTTCGGCTTTCATAAGAATCAATCAAAAATATCATCCCATTCTATTTCTTTTAATGTTATTCTACAGTGTGCAAACTTATGGGCAAAAGGAAAGTAAGATCATTAGCCCTGCCTCAGTAGAAAATCAATTAGAAAGTGATGCTGAAGATAAAGGAAAAACAAGTTTATGGAATGCCCTAGACAGTGTTGACGATGCTAAAAATAAATTCTATGATAAAAGCGGCTTCATAGTAAATATGGATTATAACTCTCAAATAATGGGAGCAACTTCCGCAGTCAACAATAATATTGGAGCAAGTGGTGTATTTAGAGTCTACGGCAAATGGAATATGATTCGGAATAAAAAAGGGACCTCAGAAGGTGGTTTGGTTTTTAAGTTTGAAAACCGCCATCGGTATACAGAAAATGCATTGAGAGAATATGGTCCTATTGATATTGGTTTTGCTGGCTTTATGCAATCAGTTTACAATGACCAAAGATGGAGAATGACCAATTTATATTGGAGACAGAGTTTCAACAATAATAAAGTTGTCTTTTACGCAGGCTTTGTTGATGTAACAGATTGGGCAGATGTGCATGCTGCTGCAAGTCCTTGGACTAGTTTTAATAATATTCTATTTGCTACAGGGTCGGGTACTATGGGTGGTATGTTTCCAGATGGTTCTATGGGGGCCATGCTAAATGTATGGTTGAATGATAATGTCTATCTAGTGGGTAGTATGATTGACATAAATGGTCAAGCCACCCAATTTTGGAAAAGCTTTGATACCTTCTTCAATAAATTTGAAACCCTCAAGACCTTTGAAATTGGATATACACCAGGAATGAAGTCAGCTTTTCTTAAGAACGTCCATGCCACCATTTGGCAAGTGGATGCAAGCGAGATAATAGGAACAAAAAGTGGATATGGGATTATAGGATCTGCCAGTTGGCTAATTGGAAATAAGTTCATGCCTTTTGTAAGAGGAGGATGGGCAAAAGATGGTGGCAGTTTTTATGAAGCCTCTGTAAGTGCCGGGTTTACCTACAATATTATGGGACCAAACACTTTAGGTGTTGGTTTAAACTGGAATAGGCCCAGTGAGAGTACATTTGGACAGAAATTGAGAGACCAATATGTTTCTGAAATCTTCTATAAATTTAAATTAACCCACCATACAGAAATTACACCTAGTGTACAATTGGTAGCCAACCCTGCCTTGAATATGAATACTGATTTTACATCTGTATTTGGTTTAAGGTTCAGAGCTTTCCTCTAA
- a CDS encoding metal-dependent hydrolase family protein: protein MKNLLIFMCLVFSTQLFAQKNIIIRNVNVFDGKNEQLKIGVDVLIQENIIQKIAKDIAIDSCEVIDGQGKTLIPGLTDSHTHIMWNDNIEYLVYGAPEGYSGVLAAVNAREMLMRGFTTIRDVGGPSFGLKQLIDDGVTPGPRILPSGAFLSQTSGHGDYDPKEWYLSPHFTGQIDKAYLRGWTIIADGVAETQKATRDILRSGAAQIKAFGSGSITGAHDPIDVTEYTIEELETIVKETDKWGTYATIHAYSNEGVQNAINAGFQCVEHGLFATEETFQMMKDHDVFFSTQFLAFGLTPKQAGLEGEAAKKYLIAQASAEEGYKRAKKIGVKMSWGTDALGSLDIQRMQSLEFKARAKYFTGYEILLQATSYNAELFERSGERHPYKEAKLGVVEQGAYADLLIVDGNPLEDITLLSEPENNLLLIMKDGKIFKNILP from the coding sequence ATGAAAAACCTTTTAATATTCATGTGCTTAGTATTCAGCACTCAACTTTTCGCACAAAAAAATATCATCATCAGAAATGTGAATGTTTTTGATGGTAAAAATGAACAATTAAAAATAGGTGTAGATGTATTGATTCAAGAGAATATAATACAAAAAATAGCAAAAGATATCGCAATTGATTCTTGTGAAGTGATAGATGGTCAAGGGAAAACTTTAATTCCTGGTCTGACAGATTCACATACCCATATCATGTGGAATGACAATATTGAATATTTAGTTTATGGAGCACCTGAAGGATATTCAGGAGTGTTAGCTGCAGTAAATGCAAGAGAGATGTTAATGAGAGGATTTACTACTATTCGAGATGTTGGGGGCCCCTCTTTTGGATTAAAACAACTCATTGATGATGGTGTTACTCCAGGACCTAGAATCTTACCATCAGGAGCATTTTTATCTCAAACTTCTGGCCATGGTGATTATGACCCCAAAGAGTGGTATTTATCGCCTCATTTTACAGGACAAATAGACAAAGCCTACTTGAGAGGATGGACGATTATTGCTGATGGAGTTGCTGAAACTCAAAAGGCCACTAGGGATATTCTTAGAAGTGGAGCGGCTCAAATTAAAGCTTTTGGAAGTGGATCGATCACTGGTGCTCATGATCCTATTGATGTTACTGAATATACCATTGAAGAATTAGAGACGATCGTAAAAGAAACGGATAAATGGGGTACCTATGCAACAATTCATGCCTACTCTAATGAAGGGGTACAGAATGCTATAAATGCTGGTTTCCAATGTGTAGAACATGGGTTATTTGCCACAGAAGAAACTTTCCAAATGATGAAAGATCATGATGTGTTCTTTTCAACCCAATTCCTTGCTTTTGGTCTGACTCCAAAGCAAGCAGGTCTAGAAGGTGAAGCTGCAAAGAAATATTTAATAGCACAGGCAAGTGCAGAAGAAGGATATAAAAGAGCGAAGAAAATTGGTGTGAAAATGAGCTGGGGTACCGATGCATTAGGTTCTTTGGATATCCAACGTATGCAAAGTCTAGAGTTTAAAGCTAGAGCAAAGTATTTCACTGGTTACGAAATTTTACTCCAAGCCACTTCTTACAACGCTGAATTATTTGAAAGAAGTGGTGAAAGACACCCCTATAAAGAAGCTAAACTAGGAGTTGTTGAGCAAGGAGCTTATGCTGATTTACTTATCGTTGATGGTAATCCGTTAGAAGACATCACATTATTATCTGAACCGGAAAATAACCTTCTATTAATTATGAAGGATGGTAAGATCTTCAAAAACATTTTGCCTTAA
- a CDS encoding amidohydrolase family protein — translation MKSKFIRLFTGILLLPLFIVNAQDYDLVILNGRVMDPETMLDRVLNVGIKDGNIEIITPQEISGKKTINAEGLVVAPGFIDTHFHALDGLSLKMAARDGVTTGMDLEIGAIKVDNWYKAKENKWPLNYGTGISHEGIRIQVHDPEVELPDWADAPILLGKLRADACADGDCGWQDTESNLEQLNEILRLADEAMMQGALGFNSTVGYMVDGVTTLEMYKLQEVAANYGRVSTAHVRFHGSPKNPQAPIGFDEILANALVLNAPLLLQHNNDFGWMENEDKLQKAREQGHNVWSEYYPYTAASTSISSSFLQPEMFENVLGGVYERDIYDPIDDKFLTKEEFLATEAKDPSRLVVIYNQNRKLWMTDWLKMPHMTVASDAIYSGLGVDSWDVPFEEYKGHPRTAGTRAKVLRLARENGVPLMFSIAQMSYWPAKHLGDAGLEAMQVRGRLQEGMVADITIFNPNSVSDQATYKLKQQGTPSTGIPYVIVNGQCVVEDSEFKKVWAGQPIRYEITDQSKHVPLNKAYWLKKHAINNISVDDCSLHSHEHEH, via the coding sequence ATGAAATCAAAATTTATAAGGTTATTTACCGGAATACTCCTTTTACCTTTATTTATAGTAAATGCTCAAGACTATGATCTTGTGATATTGAATGGTAGAGTGATGGATCCTGAAACTATGTTGGATAGAGTACTGAATGTAGGTATTAAAGATGGCAATATAGAAATCATTACTCCTCAAGAAATTAGCGGTAAAAAAACAATTAATGCTGAAGGGTTAGTAGTTGCTCCAGGATTTATCGATACTCATTTCCACGCTTTAGATGGACTTTCATTAAAGATGGCTGCTCGTGATGGAGTAACTACTGGAATGGACTTAGAGATTGGAGCAATAAAAGTTGATAATTGGTACAAAGCCAAAGAAAATAAATGGCCTTTAAATTATGGTACCGGTATCAGTCATGAAGGTATTCGCATACAAGTTCATGACCCAGAAGTTGAACTACCTGATTGGGCCGACGCTCCAATATTATTAGGAAAACTAAGAGCTGATGCTTGTGCTGATGGGGATTGTGGTTGGCAGGATACCGAAAGTAATTTAGAACAACTTAATGAGATTTTAAGGTTAGCAGATGAAGCCATGATGCAAGGAGCTCTTGGATTTAATTCTACGGTTGGCTACATGGTGGATGGTGTAACAACACTTGAGATGTATAAACTTCAAGAGGTAGCAGCTAACTACGGTCGTGTTTCCACAGCACATGTCAGATTTCATGGTAGTCCTAAAAACCCACAAGCTCCAATTGGATTTGATGAAATTTTAGCTAATGCATTAGTGTTAAATGCTCCATTATTACTGCAGCATAACAATGATTTTGGATGGATGGAAAATGAAGACAAACTTCAAAAAGCTAGGGAACAAGGACATAATGTGTGGTCTGAATATTACCCCTATACAGCAGCTTCCACTTCAATTTCTTCTTCATTTTTACAACCAGAAATGTTTGAAAATGTATTAGGGGGAGTTTATGAAAGAGATATTTATGACCCCATTGATGATAAATTTTTAACTAAAGAAGAATTTTTAGCTACTGAGGCAAAAGACCCAAGCCGTCTTGTCGTTATCTACAATCAAAATAGAAAGCTTTGGATGACTGATTGGTTAAAAATGCCGCACATGACTGTCGCATCAGATGCAATTTATTCTGGTTTGGGAGTTGACTCCTGGGATGTACCATTTGAAGAATACAAAGGCCACCCAAGAACTGCAGGCACAAGAGCTAAAGTGTTACGATTAGCTAGAGAAAATGGTGTCCCATTAATGTTTAGTATTGCTCAAATGTCCTATTGGCCAGCTAAACACCTTGGCGATGCTGGATTAGAGGCAATGCAAGTAAGAGGACGATTACAAGAAGGAATGGTTGCTGATATTACTATTTTTAACCCTAATTCCGTTTCAGACCAAGCTACATATAAACTAAAGCAACAAGGTACTCCTTCTACAGGAATCCCATATGTTATCGTTAATGGTCAATGTGTAGTAGAAGATTCTGAATTTAAAAAAGTTTGGGCAGGACAACCAATACGATATGAAATTACAGATCAATCGAAGCATGTCCCCCTTAACAAAGCATATTGGCTTAAAAAACATGCTATCAATAATATATCTGTAGATGATTGTTCGCTTCATAGTCATGAACATGAGCACTAA
- a CDS encoding dihydrofolate reductase family protein codes for MKCSVYIATSADGFIATLEGGVDWLHTAGNPDADLKEDADMGFQKYISSVDCMIMGRKCMEVISSFNLTEEQWPYGSTRIFALSNTLKEAPENLKGKVEMYSGDILDLINLLASEGYKHAYIDGGSTIQSFLNLGLINEMTISRAPILLGEGIPLFGKTNQHIQLRNAEAKAFANDFIQVKYDVVYD; via the coding sequence ATGAAATGTTCTGTATATATAGCCACAAGTGCTGATGGTTTTATTGCAACACTAGAAGGTGGCGTAGATTGGTTACATACTGCCGGTAATCCAGATGCAGATTTAAAAGAGGATGCAGATATGGGTTTCCAGAAATATATTTCATCAGTCGATTGTATGATCATGGGCAGAAAATGTATGGAAGTCATCTCCAGTTTTAATCTTACTGAGGAACAATGGCCATATGGCAGTACAAGAATTTTTGCACTGAGCAATACCTTGAAAGAGGCTCCCGAAAATCTTAAAGGTAAGGTGGAGATGTATTCAGGTGATATACTCGATCTCATCAACTTATTAGCATCAGAAGGTTATAAGCATGCATATATTGATGGAGGGTCAACAATCCAATCTTTTCTAAATTTAGGTTTAATTAATGAAATGACGATTTCTAGAGCACCTATTTTATTAGGTGAGGGGATCCCTTTGTTTGGAAAGACTAATCAACATATTCAGTTACGAAATGCTGAAGCAAAAGCATTTGCCAACGATTTTATACAAGTAAAGTATGATGTAGTTTACGATTAA